A portion of the Hoplias malabaricus isolate fHopMal1 chromosome 1, fHopMal1.hap1, whole genome shotgun sequence genome contains these proteins:
- the hpn gene encoding serine protease hepsin — protein MTEKKIGAQGMALCSPCRVTVAVGLTVVILGGLGAAIWALVTYLRTAEDTGLYDVQVSVADQRLRVFDSVQRRWRHVCSSSANQLLAAISCEEMGFVRAINYSVTCASDSGHEYFCVKESELTYGKKISTALYPCKCEKGQIVEVLCQDCGRRMLPEERIVGGADARQGSWPWQVSLQYDGVHQCGGSIISDRWIISAAHCFPERYRHVSRWRVLMGSIYNTIHKNVVIAEVKTVVYHSSYLPFVDANIDDNSRDIAVLALTKPLQFTDYIQPVCLPTYGQRLVDGQMGTVTGWGNVEYYGTQANILQEAHIPIISDAVCNAPDYYDNQVTTTMFCAGYEKGGVDSCQGDSGGPFVASDCLSKTSRYRLLGVVSWGTGCAMAKKPGVYTRVSRFLPWISSAMRTYENSPGVHKMARAATA, from the exons GAGCACAAGGGATGGCACTATGTAGCCCTTGTCGAGTGACGGTTGCTGTGGGTTTGACTGTGGTTATACTGGGAGGACTGGGAGCTGCCATCTGGGCCTTGG TGACCTACCTACGGACAGCAGAAGACACAGGTTTATATGATG TGCAGGTGAGCGTGGCGGATCAGAGGCTGCGGGTGTTTGACTCTGTGCAGCGGAGGTGGAGACATGTGTGCTCTTCCAGTGCTAATCAGCTGCTCGCTGCCATCAGCTGTGAGGAGATGGGCTTCGTCAG AGCGATAAACTACTCAGTCACATGTGCTTCTGACAGTGGGCACGAGTATTTTTGCGTGAAAGAGAGTGAGTTAACGTATGGCAAGAAGATCAGCACTGCACTGTATCCATG CAAATGTGAAAAAGGACAAATTGTTGAAGTTCTTTGTCAAG ACTGTGGGCGTCGAATGCTCCCCGAGGAGCGAATTGTGGGTGGAGCAGATGCTCGACAGGGTTCCTGGCCATGGCAGGTCAGTTTGCAATACGACGGGGTTCATCAGTGCGGAGGATCCATCATCTCTGACCGCTGGATCATCAGCGCTGCTCATTGCTTCCCTga gaGGTATCGTCACGTATCAAGGTGGAGGGTGCTGATGGGCTCCATCTACAACACCATCCACAAGAATGTGGTGATTGCTGAGGTGAAAACAGTCGTCTACCACAGCAGTTATCTGCCATTCGTCGACGCTAACATCGATGACAACAGCCGAGACATCGCTGTCCTGGCCCTGACCAAACCCCTGCAGTTCACGG ACTACATCCAGCCAGTGTGTTTACCCACCTACGGCCAGCGGCTGGTAGATGGCCAGATGGGCACAGTGACCGGCTGGGGGAACGTGGAATATTATG GCACACAGGCAAACATTCTGCAGGAGGCACACATCCCCATCATCAGTGATGCTGTCTGTAATGCTCCCGATTATTACGACAACCAGGTCACCACCACCATGTTCTGTGCTGGCTATGAGAAAGGAGGAGTCGATTCCTGTCAG GGGGACAGTGGCGGCCCATTTGTGGCATCAGACTGTCTGTCGAAGACCAGCCGCTACAGGTTGCTGGGAGTGGTCAGCTGGGGTACAGGCTGTGCCATGGCAAAAAAACCCGGCGTTTACACCAGAGTGTCCCGCTTCTTGCCCTGGATTTCGAGCGCCATGAGG aCGTATGAGAATTCGCCAGGGGTTCATAAAATGGCCCGAGCAGCCACAGCATAG